Genomic segment of Saprospiraceae bacterium:
TAAAACCACATCTATTTTTGCTCGAATTATACCGGAACAAAAGCTCCAAATCATAAAGGCATTAAAAGCAAATGGTGAAATTGTAGCAATGACTGGCGATGGGGTAAATGACGCGCCTGCATTAAAAGCAGCTGACATTGGAGTAGCCATGGGAGGAAAGGGTACGGATGTAGCAAGGGAAGCATCTTCTTTAGTATTGCTTGATGATAATTTTGCATCAATTGTATCAGCTATAAGGTCTGGGAGAAAAATATACGACAACTTGCAAAAGGCCATGTCCTATATTATAGCAATTCATATTCCAATAATAGGACTTACACTTTTACCTGCCTTTGATAGTTCACTCCCCTTGTTATTAATGCCATTGCATATTGTTTTTATGGAACTCATTATTGATCCAATTTGTTCAATAGCTTTTGAATCTCAGCAAGAAGAAAAAGGTATTATGAATCGTCCCCTCGAAATTCTAATGAATTATTTTTTGGTTGGTCTAAATTGGCATCCAGTTTATTTCAGGGGCATTGTTATTAGTAATGGTATTAACCGTTTACTATTTATCATTACATGAAGGTCACAACGAAGGAGAAGTAAGAGCAATCGCATTTTCAGCTCTTATTGTTGGAAATATTTTTCTCATTCTGACTTCATTGTCAAAAACCAGAAATATTATTTCTGTATTGTCAGAAAAAAATATTTCTGTATTAGTAATTATTGGGATTGCGTTAACTTTACTATTTCTCACGATATCGGTACCAGCGCTTCAAAATATTTTTAGCTTTCATTTTCCAGGTTTTAATCATTTTATTACTTCTCTAACAGGCGCTTTTATCATATTGGTACTTTTTGAATCGTATAAATTTTACAAGACGAAAAATGCTTGGTAATGAAATTTGGTTTAGGTATTATATATCACGCATACAGTCCCAACATGCTTGAACTTGAAGTATTATGTTTAATTCGCTGAGTTCGGTAAAATTAATTCTTAGATTATCTTGAAGAATGAATAAAAGGATATTATCTTTTATTAGAGATACTCAGATTCTCTTATGTGGAGAACTTTAAGTAAAAGCCGCAAATAGCTTCAAATAGATCTAAATCGCTCCGGCTTGAATCTTTTATATAATTTAACTTTCTAAAAATCTATTTTAGTTCTCAGTAAATGTTTAAATAAAGGGCTTGGCCAGTCATTATACATAGTGAACTGAATGTCAGTTATAAGCTTAATAATAAGCATTTTAAAATTGTTCGTAAAAATGCTTTGATTATTTTTGAATCAAGTCAAATTCACATTTTTATTAAAAATCAATAGATTTGCAAATTATTTAAGAAATTAAAATGATATTTAAAATTACGGTGTCAGCCATTTACAATTGTTCTTTAGAGCGTGCCTTTAAAACTCCGATGCTATGCGATGTTTCTAAAGTACATACAGGGTATGGCTTAATGCCAAAAGTTACACATAGTACAGATGATGAGCAC
This window contains:
- a CDS encoding cation transporting ATPase C-terminal domain-containing protein gives rise to the protein MVLTVYYLSLHEGHNEGEVRAIAFSALIVGNIFLILTSLSKTRNIISVLSEKNISVLVIIGIALTLLFLTISVPALQNIFSFHFPGFNHFITSLTGAFIILVLFESYKFYKTKNAW